In Cicer arietinum cultivar CDC Frontier isolate Library 1 chromosome 7, Cicar.CDCFrontier_v2.0, whole genome shotgun sequence, a single window of DNA contains:
- the LOC101513973 gene encoding protein CHAPERONE-LIKE PROTEIN OF POR1, chloroplastic — protein sequence MIVSGLSGTLSRCPQLPPGCLESRRVRVMAFSVAGKCTQRTAFPRVERTSFSSPGLKCNRRQVLLVRSAMDASYGDMSNDSAAVFPRISVSDPYKRLGISKEASEEEIQGARNFLIQKYAGHKPSVDSIESAHDKIIMQKFYERRNPKIDINKKMREVNQSRFVQAVRGRFRTPSTTFIIKTSLAFLLLGVLTVLFPTEEGPTLQVALSLIATTYFVYDRLKSKIRALFYGVGAFIFSWLLGTFLMVSVIPPIPIIKGLRAFEVTTSLITYVLLWVSSTYLR from the exons atgatTGTATCTGGGTTAAGTGGAACTCTCTCAAGATGCCCCCAATTACCTCCTGGTTGCCTAGAATCACGCCGTGTTCGGGTCATGGCCTTTTCTGTGGCCGGTAAATGTACACAAAGGACAGCATTTCCCAGAGTGGAAAG AACGAGTTTTTCATCTCCTGGATTAAAATGCAACAGAAGACAAGTTCTATTGGTCAGAAGTGCCATGGATGCTTCATACGGTGATATGTCAAATGATTCTGCTG CTGTTTTCCCAAGAATTAGTGTGAGCGATCCATATAAGCGACTTGGAATAAGCAAGGAAGCTTCTGAAGAAGAAATTCAAGGAGCTAGAAATTTCCTGATTCAAAAATATGCAGGGCACAAGCCAAGTGTAGATTCAATCGAGTCAGCGCATGACAAAATAATCATGCAGAAGTTCTATGAGCGGAGGAACCCAAAAATtgacatcaataaaaaaatgaggGAAGTCAATCAATCTCGATTTGTTCAGGCTGTCAGAGGCAGATTTCGCACTCCATCCACGACATTCATTATAAAAACTTCACTGGCATTTTTGCTACTTGGTGTTCTGACTGTTCTCTTTCCAACTGAGGAAGGGCCAACACTTCAGGTAGCATTATCTCTGATTGCCACAACGTATTTCGTATATGATCGGCTGAAGAGCAAGATAAGAGCTTTGTTTTATGG GGTTGGAGCATTTATCTTTTCGTGGCTGTTGGGAACCTTCTTGATGGTATCAGTAATTCCTCCCATTCCTATAATTAAGGGACTAAGAGCATTTGAAGTGACCACATCATTGATAACATATGTTTTATTATGGGTTTCGTCTACCTATCTTAGATGA